One Maribacter cobaltidurans genomic window carries:
- a CDS encoding prolyl oligopeptidase family serine peptidase: MKRLYFILFALLTIPFLSISAQSTMDGTYTVVIDAYDWGPGVNKVIVPKPNTEDRLSHNDFEVKVVRSKENVEMRPGEAEGERKVLYAYASNADGDRDENGSFTTLVLLVAPNDALSSPIKYYRSSNGRASNQWIDYELTVTYVPSGTTWNKEGRRIVPDLDIFDLNGSFSHNNIDLTYGSFTPEGDGRVPLIIWLHGGGEGGTDPSIPLIANKATNYASEEIQEIFKGAYVLAPQAPTFWMQSASGEYTRGDTNDIYNEALMALIKDFVKNNPKIDSDRIYIGGCSNGGYMSLKLLLNHPDYFAAGYISALAYHNEYISDEQLNSIKNIPIWFVHSKDDTTTIPEETVIPLYERLIAVGAPNVHLSLYDHVIDLNGMYGGEDYHFPGHWSWIYSHDNDADFNFDGSSVLIDERPVTIMEWLSQQTK; this comes from the coding sequence ATGAAACGACTTTACTTTATTCTCTTTGCCCTGCTAACTATTCCCTTTTTATCCATTTCTGCACAAAGCACTATGGATGGCACCTATACCGTGGTTATAGACGCCTATGATTGGGGCCCTGGTGTCAATAAGGTTATTGTACCAAAACCGAACACTGAAGATAGGCTGAGCCATAACGATTTTGAGGTGAAGGTCGTACGAAGTAAGGAAAATGTAGAAATGCGGCCTGGAGAGGCCGAAGGTGAAAGAAAGGTACTCTATGCCTATGCATCAAATGCAGATGGTGACCGCGATGAAAATGGATCATTTACTACCCTAGTGTTATTGGTGGCGCCCAATGATGCACTAAGTTCACCTATTAAATACTATCGCAGTAGCAATGGTAGGGCCAGCAACCAATGGATAGACTATGAATTAACCGTTACCTATGTGCCTTCGGGAACTACATGGAACAAGGAAGGGCGAAGAATCGTCCCCGATTTGGATATTTTTGATTTAAACGGAAGCTTCAGCCATAACAACATAGATTTAACCTATGGAAGCTTTACGCCGGAAGGAGATGGAAGGGTTCCATTGATCATTTGGCTACATGGTGGTGGCGAGGGAGGTACCGACCCCAGTATTCCACTAATTGCAAATAAAGCGACCAACTATGCCTCTGAAGAAATTCAGGAGATTTTCAAGGGAGCATACGTATTGGCCCCACAGGCCCCAACCTTTTGGATGCAAAGTGCATCCGGGGAATATACGCGGGGAGACACTAATGACATCTATAATGAAGCCTTGATGGCACTAATCAAGGATTTTGTAAAAAACAATCCGAAAATAGATTCTGATAGAATCTATATTGGAGGGTGTTCCAATGGAGGATACATGAGCCTAAAACTTCTATTGAACCATCCTGATTATTTTGCCGCCGGATATATTAGTGCTCTGGCCTATCACAATGAATATATATCCGATGAACAGTTGAACAGCATCAAAAATATTCCGATATGGTTTGTACATTCTAAGGATGACACTACCACGATTCCCGAAGAAACGGTAATTCCGTTATACGAAAGACTGATTGCAGTAGGAGCCCCCAACGTGCATCTTTCTCTTTACGACCATGTCATTGACTTGAATGGGATGTATGGAGGAGAGGATTATCATTTCCCGGGACATTGGTCATGGATTTATTCCCATGATAATGATGCCGATTTTAATTTTGATGGAAGCTCAGTCCTAATTGACGAGAGACCGGTCACCATTATGGAGTGGTTGTCCCAACAAACCAAATAG
- a CDS encoding WD40/YVTN/BNR-like repeat-containing protein: protein MKGHSLFTIFLFFGFSIFAQEFDAFQYRTIGPNRGGRVTTVTGTPMLPGTFYLGASGAGVWKTDDYGTTWNNVSDGYFKTPSIGAIEVASNDPNIVYVGTGSDGLRSNIISGKGVYKSVDAGKTWTHIGLENAGQIGAVEIDPTNSNIVWVAAIGNAFKPNEERGIFKTTDGGNTWKKVLFISNETGFTDLELLPGNPNVVYAAAWKAQRTPWTIISGGENKEGGIYKSVNGGKDWVRLEDGLPKGLIGKIDLAVSPTDSSILYAVIEAPGKEGGVYKSVDQGKTFTQTSSNEGLVNRPFYYTNIELDPTNPDIVYSNANPLLKSTDGGKTWKRMSVPHGDNHDIWLNPNNPDLLIQCNDGGANVSHNGGKTWSTQFNQPTAEIYQVAVDDQYPYWVYGAQQDNTTIAIPSSAPTASGPQGTQIMMDVGGCETGPAIPKPGDPNVVYNNCKGRFSVFNKITGTDREYSIGASNIYGHNPKDLKYRFQRVAPIHVSPHDPDVVYMGSQYLHKTRNNGQIWQTISPDLTANEDDKQVISGSPITRDITGEEYYSTLYSIRESKIKPGLIWTGSNDGVISVTQDGGQTWANVTPKKLPKGGRVESVEPSQFDPAKAYITVDRHLLGDTTPYIYKTDDYGKNWTLISTESNGIPSDYTARVLREDPKTEGLLYAGTEFGMFISFNDGETWKKFQQNLPVTPITDIILNRGDLVLSTMGRGFWILDDISALRDSKITALADEPVLFKPEDTYRYRTPWRSGDFPNYPSTSASIDYYLPKELKSGVSLEILNADGKSVAKIVSDSTQLKSTKEQVEDMGLSMVFEYLDTKLETKKGINRFEWDLREKGAWSSNKSRSYKNGPMVPPGSYTAKLTVDGKTLEQPFQILMDPRLEQEGVSLETIKEQLALQNKVNQLLSEARKFQSDLEKKIKETKNKEEKEKLESVLKTIKNEEGAYPQQMMVAQISYLSNIIGGSDKKPGNEEIERFKELQEQFNQTKRQVDL from the coding sequence ATGAAAGGGCATTCACTTTTTACCATTTTTCTATTTTTTGGATTTTCAATTTTCGCGCAGGAGTTCGACGCATTTCAGTACCGTACCATAGGTCCCAATAGGGGAGGAAGGGTAACCACTGTCACTGGGACGCCCATGCTTCCGGGTACTTTTTATCTAGGTGCTTCCGGGGCTGGGGTCTGGAAAACAGATGATTACGGCACTACTTGGAACAATGTATCGGATGGATACTTTAAAACACCCTCGATTGGTGCCATAGAGGTGGCCTCGAATGACCCCAACATTGTGTATGTCGGAACAGGTTCCGATGGTTTACGAAGCAATATCATCAGTGGAAAAGGTGTCTACAAATCTGTTGACGCAGGAAAAACTTGGACCCATATTGGGTTGGAAAATGCAGGACAAATCGGGGCGGTTGAAATAGACCCCACCAACAGCAACATTGTATGGGTAGCAGCTATCGGTAATGCCTTTAAGCCCAACGAAGAACGTGGCATCTTTAAAACTACGGATGGTGGAAACACTTGGAAAAAAGTACTTTTTATTTCCAACGAAACAGGTTTTACCGATTTAGAGCTTTTACCCGGAAACCCCAATGTGGTATATGCAGCCGCATGGAAGGCGCAAAGAACACCTTGGACAATTATTTCAGGTGGAGAAAATAAAGAAGGGGGTATCTACAAATCCGTCAACGGTGGTAAGGATTGGGTCAGATTGGAAGACGGGTTGCCAAAAGGCCTCATCGGAAAAATAGACTTGGCCGTTTCCCCTACGGACTCCAGTATTCTCTATGCGGTTATTGAAGCACCGGGAAAGGAAGGTGGCGTCTATAAATCGGTAGACCAGGGAAAAACCTTCACCCAAACTTCTAGCAATGAAGGCTTGGTTAATAGGCCCTTTTACTATACCAATATAGAATTGGATCCCACCAACCCGGATATTGTTTATTCCAACGCAAACCCCTTGTTGAAATCAACGGATGGTGGTAAGACATGGAAACGTATGAGTGTTCCCCATGGGGACAATCATGATATTTGGTTAAATCCCAATAATCCTGATCTATTGATTCAATGTAATGACGGAGGGGCTAACGTTTCCCACAATGGGGGCAAAACATGGTCAACACAGTTTAATCAACCTACGGCAGAAATCTATCAAGTGGCCGTAGACGACCAATATCCCTATTGGGTCTATGGGGCGCAGCAGGATAACACTACCATAGCTATTCCAAGTTCGGCACCGACAGCCAGTGGTCCACAGGGTACTCAAATCATGATGGATGTGGGCGGCTGTGAAACCGGTCCTGCCATCCCAAAACCTGGTGACCCTAATGTGGTGTATAACAACTGTAAAGGTCGGTTTAGCGTATTTAACAAGATTACGGGAACGGATAGGGAGTATTCCATTGGGGCCTCCAATATTTACGGACATAATCCGAAAGACTTAAAATACAGGTTTCAACGGGTAGCGCCCATTCACGTCTCTCCCCATGACCCGGACGTAGTCTATATGGGTTCCCAGTACCTACATAAAACAAGGAATAACGGTCAAATTTGGCAAACCATTTCCCCAGACTTAACGGCCAACGAAGATGATAAGCAAGTGATTTCGGGAAGTCCCATTACCCGTGATATTACGGGGGAAGAGTATTATAGCACACTCTATTCCATAAGGGAATCAAAAATCAAACCCGGCCTTATTTGGACGGGATCCAATGACGGTGTTATTTCTGTTACCCAAGATGGCGGACAGACATGGGCGAATGTCACCCCGAAAAAATTACCTAAAGGAGGTAGAGTGGAATCCGTAGAGCCTTCACAATTTGACCCGGCCAAAGCGTATATTACGGTAGACCGACATCTATTGGGTGATACTACGCCATACATATATAAAACCGATGATTACGGTAAAAATTGGACCTTGATCAGTACGGAAAGTAATGGAATACCATCGGACTATACCGCAAGGGTTCTCAGGGAGGATCCAAAAACGGAAGGATTACTGTATGCTGGAACCGAATTTGGCATGTTCATTTCCTTCAACGACGGCGAAACTTGGAAGAAGTTTCAGCAAAACTTACCCGTGACCCCAATAACGGATATTATCCTTAATCGGGGCGATTTGGTTTTAAGTACAATGGGACGTGGATTCTGGATTTTGGACGATATAAGTGCCCTAAGGGATTCAAAAATAACCGCTTTAGCCGATGAGCCAGTACTATTCAAACCCGAAGACACCTATAGGTATAGAACGCCTTGGCGCTCTGGGGATTTTCCAAATTATCCTTCAACCAGCGCGAGCATCGATTATTATTTGCCCAAGGAATTAAAAAGTGGTGTTTCATTGGAGATATTGAATGCCGATGGGAAATCGGTTGCCAAGATAGTTAGCGATTCCACACAATTAAAATCGACCAAAGAACAGGTGGAAGACATGGGGCTCAGTATGGTATTTGAGTATTTGGATACCAAGTTGGAAACGAAAAAGGGCATCAACCGTTTTGAGTGGGACTTGCGGGAAAAAGGCGCTTGGAGCAGCAACAAGAGCCGTAGCTACAAAAACGGTCCTATGGTTCCCCCAGGATCTTATACGGCTAAATTGACCGTTGATGGGAAAACCTTGGAACAGCCTTTTCAAATTCTGATGGACCCAAGGTTAGAACAGGAGGGCGTTTCTCTAGAAACCATCAAAGAACAATTGGCACTTCAAAATAAGGTCAATCAGCTTTTATCCGAGGCGAGAAAATTTCAGTCGGACTTGGAGAAGAAAATAAAGGAAACCAAGAACAAGGAAGAAAAAGAAAAGCTTGAAAGTGTGCTGAAGACAATCAAAAATGAAGAAGGGGCCTATCCGCAGCAAATGATGGTTGCGCAAATTTCCTACCTCTCCAATATCATCGGCGGTTCCGATAAGAAACCCGGTAACGAAGAAATCGAGCGATTTAAGGAATTACAGGAGCAATTCAATCAGACCAAACGCCAAGTCGATCTGTAA